One Bradyrhizobium sp. CCGB12 genomic window carries:
- a CDS encoding ABC transporter ATP-binding protein, which translates to MYLEVEALEKRYGSFAPSVADLSFSLGQGELLGLLGPSGCGKTTTLRMISGLVQATSGKIKVGGQDVTHLPTYRRNMGVMFQSYALFPHMTIAENVAFGLQMRKVRKSDIAARVASALAMVRLDGVADRKPRELSGGQQQRVALARALVVEPDILLLDEPLSNLDAKLRDNMRNEIREIQQRLRMTTVFVTHDQTEAMAICDRIVVMNRGKLEQIGTPLDIYERPETPMVAEFVGRINRLEGQWRNDGAIAVGDSLIRANANGRTGRVLIMIRPHRIDLAAAGEPGSGLPEENMVAGTIRHITYVGDTLQYAVATAGGLLQVEKATSSATDPFQPGDAVALRWKTRDTLTFSSEAAG; encoded by the coding sequence TTGTATCTAGAGGTTGAAGCCTTGGAGAAGCGGTACGGCAGCTTCGCGCCGTCGGTGGCCGATCTGTCTTTCTCGCTTGGACAGGGCGAGCTGCTCGGCCTGTTAGGACCGTCAGGTTGCGGCAAGACCACGACCCTTCGGATGATCAGCGGCCTTGTCCAGGCGACGTCGGGTAAGATCAAGGTCGGCGGTCAGGATGTCACTCACCTTCCGACCTACCGACGCAACATGGGGGTGATGTTCCAGTCCTATGCGCTGTTCCCGCATATGACCATCGCGGAGAACGTCGCGTTCGGGCTGCAAATGCGCAAGGTGAGAAAGTCCGATATCGCAGCGCGGGTCGCATCCGCACTAGCGATGGTTCGCTTGGATGGCGTCGCGGATCGCAAGCCGCGTGAACTTTCGGGCGGCCAGCAACAGCGGGTCGCTCTCGCCCGCGCACTAGTCGTGGAACCCGATATTCTGTTGCTGGACGAACCTCTCTCGAATCTCGATGCGAAACTGCGGGACAACATGCGCAACGAGATCCGGGAGATACAACAGCGTTTGCGGATGACCACCGTGTTTGTCACGCACGATCAGACGGAAGCCATGGCGATCTGCGACCGGATCGTCGTGATGAACCGCGGCAAGCTAGAGCAGATCGGAACTCCCCTCGATATCTATGAGAGGCCGGAAACACCGATGGTGGCGGAGTTCGTCGGGCGCATCAACCGATTGGAAGGGCAATGGCGTAACGATGGCGCCATCGCCGTGGGCGACTCTCTCATCCGCGCAAACGCGAACGGCCGTACCGGGCGCGTCCTCATTATGATCCGCCCTCATCGCATCGATCTGGCAGCGGCTGGCGAGCCGGGCTCGGGATTGCCGGAAGAGAATATGGTTGCCGGGACCATCCGGCACATCACCTACGTCGGAGACACGCTCCAATATGCGGTCGCGACGGCGGGCGGTCTGCTGCAGGTCGAAAAGGCCACGAGCTCCGCGACAGATCCCTTTCAGCCCGGCGATGCCGTGGCGCTACGATGGAAAACACGCGACACGCTCACCTTCTCCTCGGAGGCGGCCGGATGA
- a CDS encoding ABC transporter permease gives MTVSALEANDAKRGGRSLLSALLLPIVFVNILVFVAPVANLAAMSFRSAAATGAMTDGFDLSTWSSLISDAYYWSMLWRTVWIGALITLVTLVLSYPLALFVSRATRAKALLIVLCISPLLISAVVRTYGWMVILGDQGFLPAMLRSFNLTPPRLINNQLGVIIGMTEILMPYMILSLLSGFGKLDATLEQAAETLGAGPFTVFRRIVLPLSMPGILLGCLLCFVLAVSSFITPKMLGGGRVALLATEIYDQAIVTLNWPVAACLSVLILIVFGTALLFYGQLSKIVE, from the coding sequence ATGACCGTTTCCGCGCTCGAAGCGAACGACGCAAAGCGCGGAGGGAGATCGCTGCTGTCGGCCCTCCTGCTCCCGATCGTTTTCGTGAACATACTGGTCTTCGTCGCGCCCGTGGCGAATCTCGCAGCCATGTCGTTCCGCAGTGCGGCGGCTACGGGAGCGATGACTGACGGTTTTGATCTCTCGACCTGGAGTTCACTGATCTCGGATGCATACTATTGGTCGATGTTGTGGCGAACGGTCTGGATCGGGGCGCTGATCACGCTCGTCACGCTGGTGCTTTCCTATCCTCTCGCATTGTTCGTCAGCCGCGCGACAAGGGCCAAGGCGCTTCTCATCGTGCTCTGCATCTCGCCGCTCCTGATCTCGGCCGTAGTGCGTACCTACGGTTGGATGGTGATCCTCGGCGACCAAGGCTTCCTGCCAGCCATGTTGCGTTCGTTCAACCTGACGCCGCCGCGATTGATCAACAATCAGCTTGGCGTCATCATCGGCATGACCGAAATCCTCATGCCCTACATGATACTGTCGCTCCTCTCGGGGTTTGGAAAGCTGGATGCGACGCTGGAGCAGGCCGCGGAGACGCTTGGGGCCGGCCCTTTTACCGTATTCCGCCGGATCGTTCTCCCGCTCAGCATGCCGGGAATTCTGCTCGGATGCCTGCTCTGCTTCGTGCTGGCGGTAAGCAGCTTTATCACGCCTAAGATGCTGGGAGGCGGGCGGGTCGCCCTGTTGGCGACCGAGATCTACGATCAGGCCATCGTCACGTTGAATTGGCCCGTTGCGGCGTGCTTGTCCGTCCTGATCTTGATCGTGTTCGGAACAGCCTTGCTGTTCTACGGCCAACTCTCCAAGATTGTAGAGTAG
- a CDS encoding ABC transporter permease: protein MMFLLAPVILVFPISFSADAFVAWPPSAWSTRWYVALLHNEEMVTAFRNSLLIAACVTAITLLVAMPAAVALTRWGFRGRDALISLFTAPLLLPSIVLGLAILVIFAGYGLVSSWPGVVIAHLVITLPYALRVLMTGLSTMPPFVEDAAGTLGAAPWQVFRQITLPLMTPALVASAALAFIVSFDEVVISLFIAGTQLKLLPVSLYHYVESWTDPLVAAVSALLVLGTLGIVLIVERAIGLGKAVSK from the coding sequence ATGATGTTCTTGCTTGCGCCGGTGATCCTCGTATTCCCCATATCGTTCTCTGCTGACGCTTTCGTGGCCTGGCCACCATCGGCCTGGAGTACAAGGTGGTACGTCGCTCTTCTTCACAACGAAGAGATGGTGACGGCCTTTCGCAACAGCCTGCTCATCGCAGCTTGCGTGACTGCCATAACACTCCTGGTCGCGATGCCGGCCGCTGTGGCGTTGACGCGATGGGGTTTTCGGGGACGAGACGCCCTGATTTCCTTGTTCACCGCGCCGCTTCTGCTTCCAAGCATCGTCCTGGGCCTGGCCATCCTCGTCATATTTGCCGGATATGGTCTGGTTAGCAGTTGGCCCGGGGTCGTCATTGCGCATCTGGTCATTACCCTGCCTTATGCCTTGAGAGTGTTGATGACGGGCCTTAGCACAATGCCTCCTTTCGTCGAGGATGCCGCGGGAACGCTTGGCGCTGCGCCATGGCAGGTCTTTCGCCAGATCACGCTTCCGCTCATGACGCCCGCACTCGTCGCGTCCGCCGCGCTGGCATTCATCGTTTCGTTCGATGAAGTCGTGATTTCGCTGTTCATCGCAGGAACCCAGCTCAAGCTGCTCCCGGTCTCACTCTATCACTACGTGGAAAGCTGGACCGATCCGCTCGTCGCCGCCGTCTCCGCGCTGCTGGTGCTGGGTACGCTTGGCATCGTGCTCATCGTGGAAAGGGCCATCGGCCTGGGTAAGGCTGTGTCAAAGTGA
- a CDS encoding threonine/serine dehydratase, with amino-acid sequence MITIEEISRARTRLHGKHVVTPMLEYDRINDSLGGRVLFKPENLQRTGSFKFRGAFNKIASLDDGQRKKGVVTFSSGNHAQGVAAAAKTFGIPATVVMPEDAPILKRENTRRLGADVVLYDRHVGDRKAIAEEIAARTGAILVPPYDDEMVIAGQGTIGLEVVDQLDAINARADVLLCPVGGGGLIAGVSTALKALQPHIEIYCVEPEGFDDTRISLERGERTSNRAGSRSICDAIVTEIPGEITFPINRRNLAGGFAVSDADVVEAVRQLFQIAKLVVEPGGAVGFAALLAGRIDLQGRTAVVVLSGGNVDLEFFKLEIA; translated from the coding sequence ATGATCACGATCGAAGAGATTTCGCGGGCGCGAACTCGCCTGCACGGAAAGCACGTCGTGACGCCGATGCTCGAGTACGATCGGATCAACGATAGTCTCGGTGGTCGCGTTCTGTTCAAGCCAGAGAATCTGCAAAGAACGGGATCATTCAAGTTCAGGGGTGCCTTCAACAAGATCGCGTCTCTTGACGATGGCCAACGAAAAAAGGGCGTGGTGACGTTCTCTTCGGGGAACCATGCTCAAGGCGTTGCCGCTGCGGCCAAGACTTTCGGTATCCCGGCTACCGTCGTGATGCCGGAAGACGCGCCCATTCTGAAACGCGAGAATACACGAAGGCTCGGCGCGGACGTCGTGCTCTATGACCGCCACGTCGGCGATCGAAAGGCAATTGCGGAGGAGATCGCCGCAAGAACAGGGGCCATCCTGGTTCCCCCCTATGACGATGAAATGGTCATCGCGGGCCAAGGCACGATCGGGTTGGAGGTCGTCGACCAGCTCGATGCGATCAATGCACGAGCCGATGTATTGCTTTGTCCCGTCGGAGGAGGCGGCCTCATTGCCGGCGTATCGACCGCCTTGAAAGCGCTGCAGCCGCACATCGAAATTTATTGCGTCGAACCGGAGGGGTTCGACGATACGCGGATTTCGTTGGAGCGCGGAGAGCGTACCAGCAATCGCGCCGGTTCTCGCTCCATCTGCGATGCCATCGTCACAGAGATCCCGGGGGAAATCACCTTTCCCATCAACCGTCGCAATCTTGCCGGCGGCTTCGCGGTGTCCGACGCGGACGTCGTGGAAGCCGTTCGTCAGTTGTTTCAGATCGCCAAGCTCGTTGTCGAGCCTGGCGGCGCGGTGGGATTTGCGGCGCTCCTGGCCGGCCGCATCGATCTGCAAGGTCGAACAGCCGTCGTCGTGCTTTCTGGGGGGAACGTCGATCTTGAGTTCTTCAAACTAGAAATCGCGTAG
- the folD gene encoding bifunctional methylenetetrahydrofolate dehydrogenase/methenyltetrahydrofolate cyclohydrolase FolD → MRRGIIDGKSTAAQIRQRAAEVAVRLREDHGVVCGLAVVLVGEDPASQVYVRNKSAQTREVGMNSFEHRLAADASEGELLALVTKLNLDPAVDGILVQLPLPPHMNAERVINAIAPHKDVDGFHISNVGLLGTGQRALVPCTPLGCMMMLKEVHGDLSGLEAVIVGRSNIVGKPLAQLLIMANCTVTVAHSRTRDLPSVCRRADILVAAVGRAQLIRGDWIKPGASVIDVGINRVERDGKSRLVGDVDFDEAAAVAGAITPVPGGVGPMTIACLLVNTLTAAHRARNLPVPVGLTA, encoded by the coding sequence ATGAGGCGTGGAATTATCGATGGAAAGTCTACGGCAGCCCAGATTCGCCAACGGGCGGCGGAGGTCGCGGTCCGGCTTCGTGAGGACCATGGAGTCGTCTGTGGCCTCGCGGTTGTGCTCGTCGGTGAAGATCCAGCCTCCCAGGTCTATGTCCGCAACAAGAGCGCCCAGACCCGTGAAGTCGGAATGAACTCGTTTGAGCACCGGCTGGCCGCGGATGCTTCGGAGGGCGAACTGCTGGCGCTGGTCACCAAGCTCAACCTGGATCCTGCCGTCGACGGCATATTGGTCCAGCTGCCGCTTCCGCCCCACATGAATGCAGAACGTGTTATCAACGCGATCGCTCCGCACAAGGACGTCGACGGCTTTCACATCTCGAACGTCGGGCTTCTGGGAACCGGGCAAAGAGCATTGGTGCCGTGTACGCCCCTTGGCTGCATGATGATGCTGAAGGAGGTTCACGGCGATCTTTCGGGCCTCGAGGCCGTCATCGTCGGGCGATCAAACATCGTGGGCAAGCCCCTGGCGCAGCTTCTCATCATGGCCAATTGTACGGTGACCGTAGCGCACAGCCGCACACGTGATCTTCCATCGGTATGTCGGCGTGCCGATATCCTCGTCGCCGCGGTCGGGCGAGCCCAGTTGATCCGGGGCGACTGGATTAAGCCCGGAGCCTCCGTGATCGACGTCGGCATCAATCGTGTCGAACGCGACGGCAAGTCTCGGCTGGTCGGCGACGTCGACTTTGACGAGGCGGCTGCCGTGGCTGGCGCGATTACACCTGTGCCAGGCGGCGTTGGGCCAATGACTATCGCCTGTCTGCTGGTCAACACCCTGACTGCGGCTCATCGAGCCAGAAACCTCCCCGTACCTGTTGGCCTGACGGCCTAA
- the purU gene encoding formyltetrahydrofolate deformylase yields MTSFLLTVTCPARRGIVAAISTFLAKNGCNITDSSQFDDVQADRFFMRVSFLSEEGAKLSALREGFSAVAEQFDMKWAIQDGSTRMKVVIMVSRFGHCLNDLLYRWRIGALPIDIVAVISNHLDFQKLVVNHDVPFHYIKVTKENKPEAEAQQMRIVEETGAELVVLARYMQILSDEMCRKMSGRIINIHHSFLPSFKGANPYKQAFERGVKLIGATSHYVTADLDEGPIIEQDIIRVTHAQSPEDYVSLGRDVESQVLARAVHAHIHRRVLVNDEKTVVFPASPGSYAAERVG; encoded by the coding sequence ATGACCAGTTTTCTCCTCACCGTTACGTGCCCGGCAAGGCGCGGCATCGTTGCCGCGATCTCGACGTTTCTCGCTAAGAATGGCTGCAACATAACGGACAGCTCGCAGTTCGATGACGTGCAGGCCGACCGATTTTTCATGCGGGTAAGCTTTCTATCGGAGGAAGGTGCGAAGCTTTCAGCGTTACGAGAGGGCTTTTCGGCCGTCGCAGAGCAGTTCGACATGAAGTGGGCCATCCAGGACGGATCCACGCGGATGAAAGTCGTGATCATGGTGTCGCGCTTCGGTCATTGCCTGAACGATCTCTTGTATCGCTGGCGCATCGGCGCGCTCCCGATCGATATCGTTGCGGTGATTTCCAATCATCTCGACTTCCAAAAGCTCGTGGTTAATCACGATGTTCCTTTTCATTACATCAAAGTGACAAAAGAGAACAAACCCGAGGCCGAAGCTCAGCAGATGCGCATCGTCGAGGAGACTGGAGCGGAACTGGTAGTCTTGGCACGCTACATGCAAATCCTCTCTGACGAGATGTGCAGGAAAATGTCGGGAAGGATCATCAATATCCATCACTCATTCCTGCCTTCCTTCAAAGGCGCAAACCCCTATAAGCAGGCTTTCGAGCGCGGCGTTAAGCTCATCGGGGCAACGTCCCACTATGTAACGGCGGATCTAGACGAGGGACCGATCATCGAGCAGGACATCATCCGGGTTACGCATGCACAAAGTCCGGAGGACTATGTGAGCCTGGGACGAGATGTCGAGAGCCAGGTCCTCGCGCGGGCGGTCCACGCGCACATACATCGAAGAGTGTTGGTCAACGACGAAAAAACGGTCGTCTTTCCGGCGTCGCCGGGATCGTATGCGGCGGAACGAGTGGGCTGA
- a CDS encoding polysaccharide deacetylase family protein — MQTQTKRYNFTPIVDRTVVSFPNKERIAVVIYINLEHFPEDRPGPAIVPHTAHFMPDALNYGWRDYGQRVGIWRLMEALDKYGLPASVCLNSDVCREYPRVVEESSKRKWDFMGHGRNNSEIVNGLSLEEEAALIEETITVITAATGEKPKGWLSPFLTETYATPDLLAERGIEYLCDYTCDDLPFQMNVKRGSLLGMPYSLECNDLPSVLTFGTSAEDFGRTIRDQFDVLYEEGERIPRVLPIALHPFVTGQPFRTKHLAAAFAHISSRKDVWVTTSGEINKWYRQHHLRN, encoded by the coding sequence ATGCAGACCCAAACGAAGCGTTACAACTTCACGCCGATTGTCGATCGTACCGTTGTGTCCTTTCCGAACAAGGAACGCATCGCGGTCGTGATCTACATCAATCTGGAGCATTTTCCGGAGGACCGGCCTGGCCCGGCGATCGTGCCGCACACCGCGCATTTCATGCCGGACGCTCTCAATTACGGCTGGCGAGACTATGGGCAGCGAGTGGGCATTTGGAGGCTGATGGAGGCGTTGGACAAATATGGCTTGCCGGCAAGCGTGTGTCTCAATTCAGATGTCTGTCGTGAGTATCCCCGGGTCGTCGAGGAAAGCTCAAAACGCAAGTGGGATTTCATGGGGCACGGACGCAACAACTCCGAGATCGTCAACGGCCTTTCCTTGGAGGAGGAAGCAGCGCTGATCGAGGAGACGATCACGGTCATCACGGCGGCCACCGGTGAAAAGCCAAAAGGCTGGCTCAGCCCGTTTTTGACGGAGACGTACGCCACGCCAGATCTGCTCGCCGAGCGGGGTATTGAGTATCTGTGCGACTATACTTGTGATGATCTGCCCTTTCAGATGAACGTGAAGAGGGGCTCTCTTCTGGGAATGCCGTACTCCCTCGAATGCAATGACCTTCCGTCGGTTCTGACGTTCGGTACGTCCGCGGAAGACTTTGGCCGGACAATACGAGACCAGTTTGACGTCCTCTACGAGGAGGGGGAGCGGATTCCGAGGGTCCTTCCCATTGCCTTGCATCCCTTTGTCACGGGGCAGCCGTTTCGGACGAAGCACCTGGCGGCAGCCTTCGCCCACATCTCAAGCCGGAAGGACGTGTGGGTGACGACCAGCGGGGAGATCAACAAGTGGTATCGGCAACACCATCTGCGGAATTAG
- a CDS encoding alpha/beta fold hydrolase: MNPETLAPTIVLVHGAFEDASIWNKVIARLQRDGYPVVAFANPLLGVAVDAAYLRSVIDRIQGPVILAAHSYGGAVITQAGTDPKVKGLVYAAAVIPAAGEAASNLLERFPGSTFPTSVEAVSYSLPDGTSGTYLLYQADKFHSNVAADVPASEAAMMLATQRPMNLAALTETLTSAAWTSKPSWQIRTLQDLAIPPAEQKFEADRAKSRVVEVNASHAVTVSNPDVVADVIVQAARAAAK, translated from the coding sequence ATGAATCCCGAAACGCTCGCGCCCACTATCGTGCTCGTGCACGGGGCCTTCGAAGACGCGTCGATCTGGAACAAGGTGATCGCGCGGCTCCAGCGCGACGGCTACCCGGTCGTCGCTTTCGCCAATCCGTTGCTGGGCGTGGCGGTCGACGCCGCCTATCTGCGCAGCGTGATCGACAGAATCCAGGGGCCCGTGATCCTGGCAGCTCATTCCTACGGCGGGGCCGTCATTACTCAGGCCGGCACGGACCCCAAGGTCAAGGGCCTCGTCTACGCAGCCGCAGTGATACCCGCGGCAGGGGAAGCTGCAAGCAATTTGCTCGAGCGGTTTCCCGGCAGCACATTCCCCACGTCCGTCGAGGCGGTCAGCTACTCTCTCCCCGACGGAACCAGCGGCACGTATCTCCTTTATCAGGCCGACAAGTTCCACAGCAACGTCGCTGCCGATGTGCCCGCGAGCGAGGCCGCCATGATGCTCGCTACCCAACGCCCTATGAACCTGGCGGCCCTGACCGAGACGCTGACATCCGCTGCATGGACGAGCAAGCCGAGTTGGCAAATCAGGACCCTGCAGGATCTCGCCATTCCTCCGGCCGAACAGAAGTTCGAAGCCGATCGTGCAAAATCGCGCGTCGTCGAGGTGAATGCATCGCATGCCGTCACTGTCTCCAACCCGGACGTCGTGGCCGACGTGATCGTACAGGCCGCCCGTGCGGCTGCGAAGTAA
- a CDS encoding YkgB family protein → MTTLAATAQNPIVRALNGSGLLAEDLDYHIVRASMVIMFFFFGYQKWFAYEFERLVPFIGNGPLIWWLYPVFGHAGASYFLGACEWTFGALLLAGFWSHRLGLLGALGSTGTFIATVTIIPFMPEGWDIAAGGFPAMTGNVPFLMKDVVLLAVSLYLLRQDLVRLIRH, encoded by the coding sequence ATGACTACGCTTGCCGCAACTGCCCAAAATCCGATTGTCCGTGCGCTAAACGGCTCTGGCCTGCTCGCGGAAGACCTCGACTACCACATCGTCCGCGCCTCGATGGTGATCATGTTCTTCTTCTTCGGTTATCAGAAGTGGTTTGCATATGAGTTCGAGCGGCTGGTCCCCTTCATCGGCAACGGGCCGTTGATTTGGTGGCTCTATCCCGTGTTCGGCCACGCCGGCGCCAGCTATTTCCTCGGCGCTTGTGAATGGACCTTCGGCGCGCTGCTGCTCGCGGGCTTCTGGAGCCACCGGCTTGGCCTGCTCGGAGCGCTGGGCTCGACCGGTACCTTCATTGCGACCGTTACCATCATTCCCTTCATGCCGGAGGGTTGGGACATCGCCGCGGGAGGCTTCCCGGCGATGACGGGTAACGTGCCCTTCCTGATGAAGGATGTCGTCCTGCTTGCGGTCTCCCTCTACCTGTTGCGGCAGGATCTGGTTCGCCTGATCCGGCATTAG
- a CDS encoding carboxymuconolactone decarboxylase family protein codes for MSRLPVPNLEVDAGSSGQVYAQIKKAIGSVPNTFAALAAHGPAALKAILAADTVLASGGLTKSDREIIKLVISEAARCDYCVAAHSHLGKLVGLTPEVLKQIRDGQPTGDAQRDALVAFVDKLARTSGTVGDTDFAAIKAAGYSDAQLVDISLAFATTVFTNVFNRINDTEIDFPAVA; via the coding sequence ATGTCCCGTCTTCCCGTTCCGAACCTCGAAGTTGATGCCGGCTCGTCCGGCCAGGTCTACGCCCAGATCAAGAAGGCCATCGGCAGTGTGCCGAACACTTTTGCGGCGCTCGCCGCCCACGGCCCGGCCGCGCTCAAGGCCATCCTCGCCGCAGACACCGTGCTCGCCTCCGGGGGCCTGACCAAGTCCGACAGGGAGATCATCAAGCTGGTGATCAGCGAGGCTGCCCGCTGTGACTATTGTGTCGCCGCCCACAGCCATCTCGGAAAGCTCGTCGGCCTGACACCGGAGGTGCTGAAGCAGATCCGCGACGGCCAGCCGACTGGCGATGCCCAGCGTGATGCGCTGGTCGCCTTCGTCGACAAGCTCGCGCGCACCAGCGGCACGGTCGGCGACACGGATTTCGCCGCGATCAAGGCAGCCGGGTATAGCGACGCACAGCTCGTCGACATCAGCCTCGCCTTCGCCACCACCGTGTTCACCAACGTCTTCAACCGCATCAACGACACCGAGATCGACTTCCCCGCCGTCGCGTGA
- a CDS encoding AraC family transcriptional regulator: MDWLSRLFEMMPVRGRLDLRCSYGAPWRIEQGPSEANEIPYHAVVGGSAVLEDPAGGKPLRLGTGDILLLPRNPRHVMHDGGGAAPLKAHNRASLNFTISENPGSDARLDLLCGHFSIAPPHDRLLRNYLPPVLIVRAGAQAGERDTAGQLAGLVALMRSETADDHLGGRAMLNALSTAMFALVLRLASETGDAPRGLLALAGHPRLAPVVAAMLNEPARAWTLPELAQLANMSRATLARQFQEKVGRSPSDLLTDIRMTLATNELRKGSISTGAVAEAVGYQSEAAFQRAFKSHMGITPAQWRKAAQAPATIDGLELANAEAISG; this comes from the coding sequence ATGGATTGGCTGAGCCGGCTGTTCGAGATGATGCCGGTGCGCGGTCGTTTGGACCTGCGCTGCTCCTACGGCGCTCCCTGGCGCATCGAGCAGGGGCCGAGCGAGGCGAATGAGATTCCCTATCACGCGGTCGTCGGTGGCTCAGCCGTCTTGGAAGACCCGGCGGGCGGCAAGCCCCTGCGGCTGGGGACCGGGGACATTCTCCTTCTGCCGCGTAATCCACGACATGTCATGCACGACGGCGGCGGCGCTGCGCCGCTGAAGGCTCACAACCGCGCGTCGCTCAACTTCACAATCAGCGAAAATCCCGGCTCGGACGCGCGGCTCGATCTGTTGTGCGGACATTTTTCGATCGCCCCGCCGCACGACCGCCTGCTGCGCAATTATCTGCCACCGGTCCTGATCGTGCGCGCCGGCGCGCAGGCCGGCGAGCGGGATACTGCCGGCCAGCTCGCGGGCCTCGTTGCCCTGATGCGCAGCGAGACGGCAGATGATCATCTCGGTGGCCGTGCGATGCTGAACGCGCTGTCGACGGCGATGTTCGCGCTCGTGCTTCGTCTCGCGAGCGAGACCGGGGATGCGCCGCGCGGGCTGCTTGCGCTTGCAGGTCACCCGCGCCTCGCGCCAGTGGTTGCGGCGATGCTCAACGAGCCTGCGCGCGCATGGACGCTGCCCGAGCTCGCGCAGCTCGCCAACATGTCGCGTGCAACACTTGCCCGTCAATTTCAGGAGAAGGTCGGACGTTCACCGAGCGATCTGCTGACCGACATCCGCATGACGCTGGCAACGAATGAATTGAGAAAAGGGTCGATCTCGACTGGTGCGGTCGCGGAAGCAGTCGGCTATCAGTCGGAGGCGGCGTTCCAGCGGGCTTTCAAGAGCCACATGGGCATCACCCCCGCGCAATGGCGAAAGGCGGCGCAGGCTCCAGCGACGATTGACGGGCTGGAGCTGGCGAACGCAGAGGCGATATCGGGTTGA
- a CDS encoding VOC family protein, producing MKFSVEVITVPVSDVERALRFYVDQVGFALDVDFSPNDAFRVVQLTPSGSGCSIQIGKAITEAPAGSLRNAYLVVTDLEAARRDLLERGVQVSDIRHKTPIGAWDGGFAPGLDPARGDYASFADFSDPDGNSWMLQERGYRAD from the coding sequence ATGAAGTTTTCGGTCGAGGTGATCACCGTTCCCGTGTCAGACGTCGAGCGGGCGCTGCGCTTCTACGTCGATCAGGTCGGCTTCGCGCTCGACGTCGACTTTTCGCCGAATGACGCATTCCGCGTGGTGCAGCTCACGCCCTCCGGCTCGGGCTGCTCGATCCAGATCGGCAAGGCCATCACGGAGGCGCCCGCAGGATCGCTTCGTAACGCCTATCTCGTCGTCACGGACCTCGAGGCAGCGCGCCGCGACCTGTTGGAACGTGGCGTTCAGGTCAGTGATATCAGGCACAAGACGCCGATCGGCGCGTGGGACGGCGGCTTTGCTCCCGGACTGGATCCCGCGCGCGGGGACTACGCCAGTTTCGCCGACTTTTCGGACCCGGATGGCAACAGCTGGATGCTCCAGGAACGAGGCTACCGCGCCGATTGA